The Leguminivora glycinivorella isolate SPB_JAAS2020 chromosome 1, LegGlyc_1.1, whole genome shotgun sequence genome includes a region encoding these proteins:
- the LOC125230641 gene encoding arfaptin-2, which translates to MSKWQSERSIHEMLKDTPPLRESSDSITSGTEPNFPASRSMTFPPAYAPPDVSAGAGAGSILRAGGSRLDSLRSWSLSTYKCTKQLLYEKLGKTSRTVDTELEAQIEALRETQRKYAGVLRLSCALTAQLAAAAATQRQLGDAFAELAQRSPELQTQFLYNADTQRALTRHGDTLLAALHFFNNSLNTLTNKTMEDTLLTIRQYEAARVEYDAYRSELEARGGNPPSLLLASIERQRRAYERLRDDSAVKLALLHENRVKVMNKQLLLFHNAVSAYFSGNGAALEAAVKHFSIHAPSPPAPLPPLPSLPSLPSPPAAPAQAAPTSPRST; encoded by the exons GCAATCAGAACGCAGTATTCATGAGATGTTGAAGGATACTCCACCGTTGCGGGAATCCAGTGACTCCATCACATCTGGCACAGAGCCCAACTTCCCTGCTTCACGCTCTATGACATTCCCACCAGCTTATG CCCCACCAGATGTATCAGCGGGTGCAGGTGCAGGCTCAATACTGCGCGCGGGAGGCTCACGCCTCGACTCACTACGATCCTGGTCGCTCTCCACGTACAAGTGTACCAAGCAGCTGCTCTATGAGAAACTTGGGAAAACGTCACGCACTGTAGATACTG aaTTGGAGGCGCAGATCGAAGCGCTTCGGGAAACGCAGCGCAAATACGCGGGAGTGCTGCGGCTGAGCTGCGCGTTGACGGCGCAGTTGGCTGCTGCCGCGGCTACGCAGCGGCAGCTCGGCGACGCTTTCGCGGAACTCGCGCAACGCTCGCCAGAACTGCAGACACA GTTCCTATACAACGCGGACACACAGCGCGCGTTGACGCGGCACGGCGACACACTGCTCGCGGCGCTGCATTTCTTCAACAACTCGCTAAACACGCTCACCAATAAGACTATGGAGGACACGCTACTCACCATACGACAGTACGAGGCGGCTAG GGTGGAATATGACGCGTACCGCAGTGAACTGGAAGCGCGCGGCGGCAACCCGCCGTCGTTACTGCTGGCCAGCATCGAGCGGCAGCGGCGCGCGTACGAGCGGCTGCGGGACGATTCCGCCGTCAAACTGGCGTTGCTACACGAAAACAGG GTGAAAGTGATGAACAAGCAACTCCTCCTATTCCACAACGCGGTGTCGGCGTACTTCAGCGGCAACGGCGCGGCGCTGGAGGCGGCCGTGAAGCACTTCAGCATCCACGCGCcctcgccgcccgcgccgctccCGCCGCTCCCCTCGCTCCCCTCGCTCCCCTCGCCacccgccgcgcccgcgcaggcCGCGCCGACGTCTCCGAGGTCCACGTAA